Genomic DNA from Polycladomyces subterraneus:
CAAAACGGCAAAAAGCGCAGCCAATTCCGGAACCCCCCCCACCGCTTGTGAGGTCAGCATCGCGACAGGTGTCGTCGCAGACTTTGGCGCCAGTGAGAGAATCGTTACAGTACTCAGATGCAAGATCTTGCCCATCAATGTTGCTGTCAGCATCCCCGATACCGTCCCGCCACAAACACCGCTCAAAACGGAAGAGAGATGTTTCTTCAACAGGTTCCATCCCCGAAACAAAGGAACGGCCATGGCCACTTGGGCGGGGCCGAGAAGCCAGGTCAGCGGCTCATTGGCCATCCGGTATGTTTGGTAATCGGTATGGGTCAACCACAAAATCCCGGCCACTATCAACGTGCTGGTAAATACAGGGCTCATCAACATATGGGGGATTCGTCGGTGAAGCCTGCATCCCGCCCAGTAGGAAAACAGCGTCAACACCAGAAGTAAAGCGGTTTGACCAACCATCATTTTTCCTCCCCCTTTGCTTTGGTCATGCGGGCAATCCCTGCCGTTGCAACCAAGACCGTTATCGTACTGACCACCAAGATCAGTCCCAGTTTCCATCCCTCTTTTTTCAGAACAGGCCAAAACCGAAACACACCGACAATCGCCGGAAGAAGAAGCAGTACGATATGGCGAACAAAGAATTGGCTGGAAACCTCAAACAAATGTACTCGCACCTTGCCTGTTGCCAACAAGATGAACAGAATGCCCATCCCCAACAGCCCCGGCGGTACGGGCCATTTCATCAGGCGAACCACCGCATTTCCCAACAGGAACACCAGGAACAGGATGAGGATCTCTACGGCCACGAACCATACAGGCAGCTTTTTGCCGTTCATCCGCATCCCCTTCCGATCCGGTTCTCACTTTGAGTATATCGTCGATTTGCCCGATATCCAAATTTTATGTGAAGTTAATTAACACAAATAAAACGGTTACATCCTATTTTTTCACGCTATACGGATTTCATCCGCAATTTTGTGTTATGTTTTTTGACATATAATCAACTGCAACCTCTCATTTTTGTCATATTATCTTACACATCAAAAAACCGATTCTCCACCATATGGATGGCAGGAATCGGCTTCTCGGAATTCCAATGTGAAGTTACTGAAAATGATTGGTCGTCGGACCCGGAGGAAAGATGACAAACAACAGCAAATACACCACCACTCCCGTGATCGCGGTGACAAACCAGATCACTGCTGAACGTCGACCGAGTCGCTTGTGGCGATCAAATCGTTTCCGATAAGCGAATGTCAGGGTAGTGATCACCAGGACCGGCGAAAGGATGGTCAACACAATATGGATCGTCAAAAAAACGTTGTATGCGGTTTTCAGATTTTCCGGGCCGCCAAAAGCGGTATTGCCGATCAACACGGTCCGTGACATATACAGGATAAAAAACAGAGATGCGAAAAAGATGGACAGCCACATCAAGCGTTTGTGCACGTCCACTTTCTTTTTTTTGATGGCCACCCATCCCGCAGCCATGCAAATGGCGCTGGTGACCGTACATGACGTGCTGACAGTAGCAAGTAACATCGAAATCGACACCTGCATTCCACCCCTTATCAACATGGCAACCACAACAGAAAAGGATGCACTTAGTCAATCAAGTATAAATAGCCATCTCCCGTCTCAGATACGTATCTATATATTTTTATTCCGTGGTCAAACGCTCACAGGTCACTCGGCGGATAAAGCCACCTTCTCTTGGACCAGTAAATGACCAGCTATGCCTCGGTAGGAGACGCTTTCTCTTCAACGACAGGTTTATCGATCGCCTGTATGGGCCAAACGAGGTGATTGACCCCCGTTTTGATCACGTATGCCCTTCGCCTTCCGCTGTGCGCATGCGAGCGGCGACAGCATCCGTTTGCTCATCGCTTTTGGCACGTTCTTTTTTCACCCATCGGAAAAAGATAATTCCCAGCGCCGTTCCATACACGATTTCCTGAATGATCTTCATGATCACGCCACCAAATTGCTGATCATCGATCGGCGGCAGGAAACCGAAAACCTGCACATGCCCATACGACGCGTATAACAGATCGCGGGCAAAGATGATAAGTGCGCAGGCTGGTGTGAGTAGGATGCCATTGGCAAAAATATACGCGATTTTCTTCAGCTCGCTCAGTTTGTCCAACTCGGGAACGGGACACACCACAGGCCACCACATCATGAAAGCCGTCAAGATCAGCAATGTATGGCTGATTACATGGTACCATGTTCGACTCATCAGTGTGTCGAAAATGACCGGTACATGATACAACGAAAATAACAGGTTAAACAGCAATATCGAAATCAACGGTTGGGTCAAAAACGCAAACAAGCCCTTGGGTAACCGCTGGATCATTGCTCTGGCCGCATCAGGCGGCATACCCAGCAAAATGGCCGGTGGCACCATCAAATACATGATTGATTGCTGGAGCATATGCACACTGAACGATATATGTCCCCAGTCGGCCAACGGGCTGCCGTGTGCGGCATAGATCAACACCAATCCTGTGTAAAACCACACTTTTTGATGAGTAGGCACCGGATTCGTCGTACCCAGGTGTTTATGTCGCGGTCCCGTGTACCACGCATAACCGATTCCCAAAATCAATACGATCAAAATCGCTTCCCAATGAAACCAGCTCGCGACCGTCGATCCGGCATGCGCGGCATGGTGCATATGAGTGTGCATCATTTATCATCTCCCGTTGAAGGGAATTCCCATCTTGACTTGCTCCACACGGTTAGAGTACCAGAGGCACTTCCCTTAGTCGCCGTGGGCTTTTCGCTTCATCTGGAGTGACAACCATTTTTCTGCACTCCATGGCCTAATACAAAAATCCTGTCGGAATTGCGAGAGATGAAAGGCCTTCCATGATCGATACTCGCTTTCATCACCATGGAAGGGCTGGTCTTTGCTACTCGCTTTTTATAAACCAGGCCCCTCGCCGAAAGACTGCGCTTTCATACACGAGGGGCCAGATTTTCAAAGATAGGTTTGATTGTTTACAACAGCATGAAGATCCCGACTGCGGATACGATAGCGACAAAGATCCCTGCACAGATGAAGAGAATCGGGAAAAAACTTCCTTTCTGGTCCAGATGCATGAAAGTGAACAATTGGAGGAACACCTGAATCGCCGCCATCACCAACAATACAGGAATCACCAGATGGGTCGGGATGATTTTCAAACCAACCGCCGCGAACGCAATCGCGGTCAAAACGATCATCACGGCGAAAGACAAGAGATGCTTACTCACGCCATCTTGTTTTTTCGACGGCTGTTGGGAGGTCGTCGTTTGTGTCGACGTTTGCACCGGTCATCCCACCTTCCTTAGGAAATCATCCCCAACAGATAAACAACAGTGAAGATAAACACCCAAACCACGTCGATAAAGTGCCAGTACAAACTGGCGACGTAGAATTTTGGCGCCGTTTCCTTGGTGATGCCTTTTTTCCACCCCTGATAAATCAGGGTTGTGATCCA
This window encodes:
- a CDS encoding DUF420 domain-containing protein — protein: MSISMLLATVSTSCTVTSAICMAAGWVAIKKKKVDVHKRLMWLSIFFASLFFILYMSRTVLIGNTAFGGPENLKTAYNVFLTIHIVLTILSPVLVITTLTFAYRKRFDRHKRLGRRSAVIWFVTAITGVVVYLLLFVIFPPGPTTNHFQ
- a CDS encoding CidA/LrgA family protein → MNGKKLPVWFVAVEILILFLVFLLGNAVVRLMKWPVPPGLLGMGILFILLATGKVRVHLFEVSSQFFVRHIVLLLLPAIVGVFRFWPVLKKEGWKLGLILVVSTITVLVATAGIARMTKAKGEEK
- a CDS encoding cytochrome c oxidase assembly protein, coding for MHTHMHHAAHAGSTVASWFHWEAILIVLILGIGYAWYTGPRHKHLGTTNPVPTHQKVWFYTGLVLIYAAHGSPLADWGHISFSVHMLQQSIMYLMVPPAILLGMPPDAARAMIQRLPKGLFAFLTQPLISILLFNLLFSLYHVPVIFDTLMSRTWYHVISHTLLILTAFMMWWPVVCPVPELDKLSELKKIAYIFANGILLTPACALIIFARDLLYASYGHVQVFGFLPPIDDQQFGGVIMKIIQEIVYGTALGIIFFRWVKKERAKSDEQTDAVAARMRTAEGEGHT
- a CDS encoding cytochrome C oxidase subunit IV family protein → MQTSTQTTTSQQPSKKQDGVSKHLLSFAVMIVLTAIAFAAVGLKIIPTHLVIPVLLVMAAIQVFLQLFTFMHLDQKGSFFPILFICAGIFVAIVSAVGIFMLL
- a CDS encoding LrgB family protein, giving the protein MMVGQTALLLVLTLFSYWAGCRLHRRIPHMLMSPVFTSTLIVAGILWLTHTDYQTYRMANEPLTWLLGPAQVAMAVPLFRGWNLLKKHLSSVLSGVCGGTVSGMLTATLMGKILHLSTVTILSLAPKSATTPVAMLTSQAVGGVPELAALFAVLTGILGVVAGPVILRWMGIRNILFKGLALGTAGQMIGAARASKWGDAAAAMGIVGMSVTALLIGLFTPLLIRVFI